Proteins encoded within one genomic window of Ovis aries strain OAR_USU_Benz2616 breed Rambouillet chromosome 1, ARS-UI_Ramb_v3.0, whole genome shotgun sequence:
- the LRRC3 gene encoding leucine-rich repeat-containing protein 3, whose amino-acid sequence MVSMGPTGRQSPSSLPVPAGGPCLLLLFCLRLGASCPQNCQCPDHAGAVAVHCSARGLQEVPKDIPADTVLLKLNANKIARIPNGAFQHLHQLRELDLSQNAIETIGPAAFSGLAGGLRLLDLSHNRLRRIPKDALGKLSAKIRLAHNPLHCECALQEALWELKLDPDSVDEIACHTSVQEEYVGKPLIQALDSGVSFCSVHHKTTDVAMLVTMFGWFAMVITYVVYYVRQNQEDARRHLEYLKSLPSTPVSKDPTSPAP is encoded by the coding sequence ATGGTCAGCATGGGCCCAACGGGCAGACAAAGCCCCTCCTCCCTGCCGGTCCCTGCAGGAGGGCCCTGCCTGCTCCTGCTCTTCTGCCTGAGGCTAGGTGCCTCTTGCCCACAAAACTGCCAGTGCCCTGACCACGCAGGGGCGGTGGCTGTCCACTGCAGCGCGAGGGGCCTGCAGGAGGTCCCCAAGGACATCCCCGCAGACACTGTGCTCCTGAAGCTCAATGCCAACAAGATCGCCCGCATCCCCAATGGGGCCTTCCAGCATCTGCACCAGCTGAGAGAGCTGGACCTGTCGCAGAACGCCATCGAGACCATCGGCCCTGCCGCCTTCTCAGGCCTAGCTGGGGGCCTGCGGCTGCTGGACCTATCTCACAACCGCCTCCGGAGGATCCCCAAGGACGCACTGGGCAAGCTCAGCGCCAAGATCCGCCTGGCGCACAACCCGCTGCACTGCGAGTGCGCCCTGCAAGAGGCCCTGTGGGAGCTGAAGCTGGACCCCGACTCAGTGGACGAGATCGCCTGCCACACCTCGGTGCAGGAGGAGTACGTGGGGAAACCACTAATCCAGGCCCTCGACTCTGGCGTCAGCTTCTGCAGCGTCCACCACAAGACCACTGATGTGGCCATGCTGGTCACCATGTTCGGCTGGTTCGCCATGGTGATCACCTACGTTGTGTACTACGTGCGACAGAACCAGGAGGATGCCAGAAGGCACCTGGAGTACCTCAAGTCCCTGCCCAGCACCCCCGTGTCCAAGGACCCCACCAGCCCTGCGCCCTAG